Proteins co-encoded in one Flavobacterium fluviale genomic window:
- a CDS encoding acyltransferase family protein, producing the protein MQLSFKRITSSGSFIPEIDGLRFIAIASVVLYHLNGFLTEKYENQTIDASYNFFLKHLLSHGHLGVPLFFTISGFILGMPFAKFHICNGKPVNLKNYFLRRLSRLEPPYILTMTILLFGAVYAAKTISLSDGIKSYLASIIYSHNFIFHTMSKLNSVTWSLELEVQFYILAPLIAYLFSIKSLSIRRLSIFLTAVLFAIINHFNFNPVHFISLVNYLQYFLIGFLLTDLYVSNSTLVPKTKFDYLIGLFFFVIIWLFDNEDFKSTSQRFIWELIQLTSIFFLYYYVLFHKIFKFLSFKLITNIGGMCYSIYLLHYPIISMFGNPLLKYSFSKYTIINISIYSAILILLVMLISSIFFLLIERPCMDKNWYKKIFFKQN; encoded by the coding sequence ATGCAATTATCGTTCAAAAGAATTACTTCTTCAGGTAGCTTTATACCAGAGATAGACGGATTAAGATTTATAGCAATTGCAAGCGTTGTTTTGTATCATTTGAATGGTTTTCTGACAGAGAAATATGAAAATCAAACAATAGACGCTTCATACAATTTTTTTTTAAAACATTTACTCTCTCACGGACATTTAGGTGTACCCCTTTTTTTTACTATTAGTGGCTTTATCTTAGGTATGCCATTTGCAAAATTTCATATATGCAATGGAAAACCAGTTAACCTTAAAAACTATTTTTTAAGAAGACTATCTCGATTAGAACCACCATACATTCTTACTATGACAATATTATTATTTGGAGCAGTTTACGCAGCTAAAACTATTTCTTTAAGTGATGGTATAAAAAGCTATTTAGCTTCAATTATTTATTCGCATAATTTTATCTTTCACACGATGTCTAAATTGAATTCTGTTACTTGGAGTCTAGAACTTGAAGTTCAATTTTATATTTTAGCTCCTTTAATAGCATATCTATTTTCTATAAAATCCTTATCAATAAGACGTCTATCTATATTTCTTACTGCTGTATTATTCGCCATCATAAACCATTTCAATTTTAATCCTGTTCATTTTATAAGCTTGGTTAATTATTTACAGTATTTTTTAATTGGCTTCCTACTAACTGATTTGTACGTTTCAAATTCAACATTGGTTCCTAAAACGAAATTTGACTATCTAATTGGTTTGTTCTTCTTTGTAATCATATGGCTTTTTGACAATGAAGATTTTAAATCAACTTCACAAAGATTTATTTGGGAATTAATTCAGCTGACTAGTATTTTCTTTCTTTACTACTATGTCCTGTTTCATAAAATTTTCAAATTCCTTTCTTTCAAATTAATTACAAACATAGGCGGTATGTGTTACTCAATTTATTTACTGCATTACCCTATTATTAGTATGTTTGGTAATCCTCTTTTGAAATATTCGTTTTCAAAGTATACTATTATAAATATTTCAATTTATTCGGCTATATTAATACTTTTAGTAATGTTAATATCCTCAATATTTTTTCTGCTTATTGAAAGACCATGTATGGACAAAAACTGGTACAAAAAGATATTTTTCAAACAAAATTAA
- a CDS encoding aldose epimerase family protein gives MNVLKRCVFGLSLLSLAAVSVQCKSDKKADTEKVASDKKDSFTIEKSSYGKTAKGEQVDSYKLKNQNGMEVDIITFGGRITDLKVPNKEGVSENVVIGFNSLAQYEKENPFFGALIGRYGNRIAKGKFSLDGKEYQLAINNAPNALHGGPQGFFNVVWKADAVKSGDTASLKLSYLSKDMEEGYPGNLKVFVTYTLTNDNQLEVLYEATTDKKTVVNLTQHSYFNLSGDFTKTILDHELTLNADKLVPVDADLIPTGKLEDVAGTPFDFRKPKLIGKDINAKNEQLEKGKGYDHCWVLNNPEKGKTIIAKVYHVASGRVMEMTTDEPGIQFYSGNFLDGTLPMPNGGTFAHRTGLCLETEHYPDSPNQKNFPTTVLNPGENYKTKTTFKFSVKK, from the coding sequence ATGAATGTATTAAAACGTTGCGTTTTCGGTTTAAGTCTTTTGAGTCTGGCTGCAGTTTCTGTTCAATGTAAAAGCGATAAAAAAGCAGATACAGAAAAAGTTGCTTCAGATAAAAAAGATTCGTTTACAATCGAAAAATCATCTTACGGAAAAACGGCTAAAGGAGAACAAGTCGACAGCTATAAACTGAAAAACCAAAACGGGATGGAAGTAGATATCATCACTTTTGGCGGTAGAATTACAGATTTAAAAGTTCCGAATAAAGAAGGAGTTTCTGAAAATGTAGTAATCGGATTCAACTCTTTGGCGCAGTACGAAAAAGAAAATCCATTTTTTGGAGCTTTAATCGGAAGATACGGAAACAGAATTGCTAAAGGTAAATTTTCGCTTGACGGAAAAGAATATCAATTGGCAATTAACAACGCGCCAAATGCTTTACATGGAGGTCCGCAAGGATTTTTCAATGTGGTTTGGAAAGCCGATGCCGTTAAATCTGGAGATACAGCTTCTTTAAAATTGTCTTACTTAAGTAAAGATATGGAGGAAGGTTATCCAGGAAACTTAAAGGTTTTTGTGACTTATACATTGACGAATGACAATCAGTTGGAAGTTTTGTATGAAGCAACAACAGACAAAAAAACGGTTGTTAACTTGACACAACATTCATACTTCAATTTATCTGGAGATTTTACCAAAACAATCTTAGATCACGAATTGACATTAAATGCAGATAAATTAGTTCCGGTTGATGCAGATTTGATTCCGACAGGAAAATTAGAAGATGTGGCTGGTACACCTTTCGATTTCAGAAAACCAAAATTAATCGGAAAAGATATCAATGCTAAAAACGAGCAGTTAGAAAAAGGAAAAGGTTACGATCACTGCTGGGTGCTGAACAATCCTGAAAAAGGAAAAACAATCATTGCAAAAGTATACCATGTTGCAAGCGGAAGAGTTATGGAAATGACAACAGATGAACCGGGAATTCAGTTTTACTCTGGAAATTTCCTTGACGGAACTCTGCCAATGCCAAACGGAGGAACTTTTGCACACAGAACAGGATTATGTTTAGAAACAGAACATTATCCAGATTCTCCAAACCAGAAAAATTTCCCAACAACGGTTTTAAACCCGGGAGAAAATTATAAAACGAAAACAACTTTTAAGTTTTCAGTAAAAAAATAA
- a CDS encoding OsmC family protein, with protein sequence MKHLFKAALNWTSNKNQKEPVSRSTKSHQIKIEGKPILNVSAAKAFKGDPDLHNPEDLLLSSLVSCHMMSYLYVCSQNGIEVLEYSDNAEATLEVNPDGSGRFVEVKLKPKIIIANSDKIELALELHKKANQLCFIANSCNFPVLHEASCEV encoded by the coding sequence ATGAAACATCTATTCAAAGCAGCGCTAAATTGGACTTCAAACAAAAATCAAAAAGAACCAGTTTCAAGATCTACTAAAAGCCATCAAATAAAAATTGAAGGAAAACCAATTTTAAATGTCTCGGCAGCAAAAGCATTCAAAGGTGATCCAGACTTACACAATCCTGAAGATTTATTGTTGAGTAGTTTGGTCTCGTGCCACATGATGTCATATTTGTATGTATGCTCTCAAAATGGAATAGAGGTTCTCGAATATTCAGACAATGCCGAAGCAACGCTCGAAGTAAATCCAGATGGAAGCGGGCGTTTTGTTGAGGTAAAATTAAAACCAAAAATTATTATTGCTAATTCAGACAAAATAGAGTTGGCATTAGAACTTCATAAAAAAGCAAATCAATTATGTTTTATTGCTAATTCCTGTAATTTTCCTGTTTTGCATGAGGCAAGTTGTGAGGTTTAA
- a CDS encoding L-ribulose-5-phosphate 4-epimerase: MSSLYKDLKQECYEANMQLNALNLVVYTFGNVSAVDRENGVFAIKPSGVPYEDLKPEDIVIVDFDNNIIEGTMRPSSDTKTHAYLYKNWPNIGGVAHTHATYSVAWAQSQQDIPIFGTTHADHLTADIPCAPPMADSLIEGNYEHNTGIQILDCFKEKNLSYEEVEMVLIGNHGPFAWGKNAAKAVYNSKVLEVVAEMAYLTLQINPNAPRLKDSLIKKHYNRKHGKDSYYGQ; encoded by the coding sequence ATGAGTTCTCTTTATAAAGATTTAAAACAAGAATGTTATGAAGCCAATATGCAATTAAATGCATTGAATTTGGTGGTTTACACATTCGGAAACGTAAGCGCTGTCGACAGAGAAAATGGTGTTTTTGCCATTAAACCAAGCGGCGTTCCTTACGAAGATTTAAAACCTGAAGATATTGTAATTGTCGATTTTGATAATAACATAATCGAAGGAACTATGCGTCCGTCATCTGACACCAAAACGCATGCTTATTTGTATAAAAACTGGCCAAATATTGGAGGCGTCGCACATACGCATGCTACTTATTCTGTGGCTTGGGCACAATCGCAGCAGGATATTCCGATTTTTGGAACAACGCATGCCGATCACTTAACGGCTGATATTCCGTGCGCACCGCCAATGGCAGATTCTTTAATTGAAGGAAACTACGAACACAATACTGGAATTCAGATTCTAGATTGTTTCAAAGAAAAAAATCTTTCTTACGAAGAAGTAGAAATGGTTTTAATTGGAAATCATGGTCCGTTTGCCTGGGGGAAAAATGCTGCAAAAGCGGTTTACAACAGTAAAGTTTTAGAAGTTGTTGCCGAAATGGCGTACCTGACTTTGCAAATCAACCCAAACGCCCCAAGATTAAAAGATTCTTTAATAAAGAAACATTACAACCGCAAACACGGAAAAGATTCGTATTACGGACAGTGA
- a CDS encoding ribulokinase: MKNYVIGLDYGTDSVRAVLIDTEDGQELASNVSHYKRWKNKQYCDASINQFRQHPLDHIEGLEITIQNVVKESKVDPSLVRGICIDTTGSSPVPVTKGGTPLALTKGFEENPNAMMVLWKDHTAINEANEINELAVNWGGEDVTKYVGGIYSSEWFWAKILHIARQDEAVRNATHTWMEHCDLMTYLLIEDKDLKTFKRSRCAAGHKAMWHADWNGLPPVEFLEKLHPYLAQLRGNLYDETYTSDLAAGNLSKEWADRLGLSTETIVAVGTFDAHSGAVGAKIEENTLVRVMGTSTCDILVGSYDEVGTKTVRGICGQVDGSVIPGFIGLEAGQSAFGDLLAWYKELLMWPTEHLLGSSSLLNDTQKEQLREEFSDKLIVELTKEAEKIPVSESLPIALDWINGRRTPDANQELKSAISNLSLGTKAPHIFKALVNAICFGAKKIVDRFEEEGVKIDSVIGIGGVARKSPFIMQTLANVLNKPIKIAASDQTPALGAAIYAAVAAGIYPNVIEASQKIGSDFDGEYFPQTDKVEAYHKLLLAYEQLSSFADPNIKISQNEFSL, from the coding sequence ATGAAAAATTATGTAATAGGATTGGACTACGGAACAGATTCTGTTCGCGCGGTGCTGATTGACACTGAGGATGGACAGGAGCTGGCATCGAATGTTTCTCATTACAAAAGATGGAAAAACAAACAATACTGTGACGCCTCGATAAATCAATTTCGTCAGCATCCTTTGGATCACATTGAAGGATTAGAAATTACAATTCAAAATGTTGTAAAAGAAAGCAAAGTTGATCCGTCATTGGTTCGCGGAATCTGTATCGATACAACAGGATCTTCTCCTGTTCCAGTAACAAAAGGTGGAACTCCATTAGCATTAACAAAAGGTTTTGAAGAAAACCCAAATGCGATGATGGTGTTGTGGAAAGATCACACTGCGATAAATGAAGCAAACGAAATCAACGAACTGGCAGTAAACTGGGGCGGAGAAGACGTTACCAAATACGTTGGAGGAATTTATTCTTCAGAGTGGTTTTGGGCAAAAATCCTTCACATTGCAAGACAAGACGAAGCAGTTCGTAATGCAACGCACACCTGGATGGAGCACTGCGATTTAATGACATATTTATTGATTGAAGATAAAGATTTAAAAACTTTCAAAAGAAGCCGTTGCGCCGCAGGACACAAAGCAATGTGGCACGCAGACTGGAACGGACTTCCGCCAGTTGAATTCTTAGAAAAATTACATCCGTATTTAGCACAGCTTCGCGGTAATTTATATGATGAAACGTATACGTCAGATTTAGCTGCTGGAAATCTAAGCAAAGAATGGGCAGATCGTTTAGGACTTTCTACAGAAACAATTGTTGCTGTCGGAACTTTCGATGCACATTCTGGAGCTGTTGGAGCTAAAATTGAAGAAAATACATTAGTTCGAGTTATGGGAACTTCAACTTGTGATATTCTGGTTGGTTCTTATGATGAAGTGGGAACAAAAACCGTTCGCGGTATCTGCGGACAAGTTGACGGTTCAGTTATTCCAGGCTTTATTGGTTTAGAAGCAGGACAATCTGCTTTTGGCGATTTATTGGCTTGGTACAAAGAATTATTGATGTGGCCGACAGAACATTTATTAGGTTCTTCGTCTCTTTTAAATGATACTCAAAAAGAACAATTAAGAGAGGAATTCAGCGATAAATTAATTGTTGAATTAACGAAAGAAGCAGAGAAAATTCCGGTTTCAGAAAGTCTTCCAATTGCTTTAGACTGGATCAACGGAAGAAGAACTCCAGATGCAAACCAAGAATTAAAAAGTGCGATTTCGAACCTTTCTTTAGGAACAAAAGCACCTCATATTTTTAAAGCTTTAGTAAATGCAATTTGTTTTGGAGCAAAGAAAATTGTAGACCGTTTTGAAGAAGAAGGCGTAAAAATTGACAGCGTAATCGGAATTGGCGGTGTTGCCCGTAAATCGCCTTTTATCATGCAGACTTTGGCTAATGTTTTAAACAAACCAATTAAAATCGCAGCTTCTGATCAGACTCCAGCTTTAGGCGCGGCAATTTATGCAGCAGTTGCAGCCGGAATTTATCCGAACGTAATCGAAGCAAGCCAAAAAATAGGAAGCGATTTTGACGGAGAATATTTCCCTCAGACAGATAAAGTTGAAGCGTATCATAAACTGCTTTTAGCGTATGAACAATTAAGTTCTTTTGCAGATCCAAACATTAAAATTTCTCAAAATGAGTTCTCTTTATAA
- the araA gene encoding L-arabinose isomerase: protein MIDISQKEVWFVVGSQELYGEETLRKVAEHSQIIAKGLDASSSIPVKVVYKDVVKSPSQILDVCLAANSEKNCIGIIAWMHTFSPAKMWIGGLSILKKPLCHLHTQYNAEIPWGSIDMDFMNLNQSAHGDREFGFIMSRMRKKRKVVVGHWEDERVQKKLGIWSRVVLGWDELQNLKVARIGDNMREVAVTEGDKVEAQIRFGVSVNGYDSSDVTKHIEKVTEKELNDLLAVYEQSYTLTDSLKEGGAQRSSLVEAAKIELGLRAFLEEGGFGAFTDTFENLGVWKQLPGIATQRLMADGYGFGGEGDWKTAAMVRALKVMNIGLEGGTSFMEDYTYHFTPQKSYVLGSHMLEICPSIADGKPSCEVHPLGIGGKEDPARLVFNSPAGDAINVSLVDMGTRFRLIVNEVEAIKPMAELPKLPVARVLWDCKPNLDIAATAWILAGGAHHTVYSQSLTTEYMEDFADIAGIELLVIDEKTTVRDFKDKINANEAYYHLFQHGL, encoded by the coding sequence ATGATAGACATTTCTCAAAAAGAAGTATGGTTTGTAGTAGGAAGCCAGGAATTATACGGTGAAGAAACACTTAGAAAAGTAGCAGAACATTCACAGATTATTGCAAAAGGATTAGACGCTTCGTCTTCAATTCCGGTAAAAGTGGTTTATAAAGATGTGGTAAAATCGCCTTCGCAGATTTTAGATGTTTGTTTGGCTGCGAATTCAGAAAAAAACTGTATCGGAATTATTGCCTGGATGCATACGTTTTCACCAGCAAAAATGTGGATTGGCGGTTTGAGTATTTTGAAAAAACCATTATGCCACTTGCATACACAATACAATGCTGAAATTCCCTGGGGAAGCATCGACATGGATTTCATGAACTTGAACCAATCGGCGCACGGAGATCGTGAATTTGGTTTTATCATGTCTAGAATGCGCAAAAAGCGTAAAGTGGTTGTTGGACATTGGGAAGACGAAAGAGTTCAGAAAAAATTAGGCATTTGGTCAAGAGTCGTTTTAGGATGGGACGAACTTCAAAACCTAAAAGTAGCTCGTATTGGAGATAATATGCGTGAAGTTGCCGTTACAGAAGGAGATAAAGTAGAAGCTCAAATTCGTTTTGGAGTTTCAGTAAACGGATACGATTCTTCAGATGTAACCAAACATATTGAAAAAGTAACAGAAAAAGAATTAAACGATTTATTAGCCGTTTACGAACAATCATATACTTTAACCGATTCTTTAAAAGAAGGCGGTGCACAAAGAAGTTCTTTGGTTGAAGCAGCAAAAATCGAATTAGGATTGAGAGCTTTCCTTGAAGAAGGAGGATTTGGTGCTTTTACAGATACATTTGAAAATCTTGGAGTTTGGAAACAATTACCAGGAATCGCAACACAAAGATTAATGGCCGATGGTTATGGTTTTGGTGGAGAAGGTGACTGGAAAACGGCTGCAATGGTTAGAGCTTTAAAAGTAATGAATATTGGTTTGGAAGGCGGAACTTCTTTTATGGAAGATTACACCTACCACTTCACGCCTCAAAAATCGTATGTTTTAGGTTCTCACATGTTAGAAATCTGTCCTTCTATCGCTGATGGAAAACCTTCTTGCGAAGTACATCCTTTAGGAATTGGTGGAAAAGAAGATCCAGCCCGTTTGGTATTTAATTCGCCTGCCGGAGATGCAATTAATGTTTCATTAGTAGATATGGGAACTCGTTTCCGATTAATTGTAAACGAAGTGGAAGCTATTAAACCAATGGCTGAATTACCAAAATTACCAGTTGCAAGAGTTTTATGGGACTGTAAACCAAACCTTGATATCGCTGCAACGGCCTGGATTTTAGCTGGCGGTGCGCATCATACCGTTTACAGCCAATCGTTAACAACAGAATATATGGAAGATTTTGCCGATATCGCGGGAATCGAATTATTGGTAATTGATGAAAAAACAACGGTAAGAGACTTTAAAGATAAAATTAATGCCAATGAAGCATACTATCATTTGTTTCAACATGGATTGTAA
- a CDS encoding ribose-phosphate pyrophosphokinase, with protein sequence MSHLEPEAKIFACSQSVYLAEKIAKEYGIPLGKVTMSTYSDGEFQPSYEESIRGLRVFIVCSTFPSADNLMELLLMIDAAKRASARHITAVMPYFGWARQDRKDKPRVPIGAKLVANLLTAAGATRIMTMDLHADQIQGFFEKPVDHLFASTIFLPYVESLKLENLTIASPDMGGSKRAYAYSKFLESDVVICYKQRKAANVIDTMELIGEVKGRNVILVDDMIDTGGTLAKAADLMIEKGALSVRAICTHAILSGGAYEKIENSKLTELIVTDSIPLKKESNKIKVVSCAPLFAEVMQMVHHNNSISGKFIM encoded by the coding sequence ATGTCGCACCTAGAACCAGAAGCTAAAATTTTTGCTTGTTCACAAAGTGTTTATCTTGCAGAAAAAATTGCAAAAGAGTACGGAATTCCGTTAGGAAAAGTAACGATGTCAACGTATAGTGATGGAGAATTTCAGCCATCTTACGAAGAGTCAATCAGAGGTTTACGAGTATTCATCGTATGTTCGACTTTTCCAAGTGCAGATAATCTGATGGAATTGTTGTTAATGATTGATGCTGCAAAACGCGCATCTGCAAGACATATTACAGCTGTAATGCCTTATTTTGGTTGGGCAAGACAGGATAGAAAAGACAAACCAAGAGTTCCAATTGGAGCTAAGTTAGTAGCAAACTTACTAACAGCTGCAGGAGCAACAAGAATCATGACAATGGATCTGCATGCAGACCAAATTCAAGGATTCTTTGAAAAACCAGTAGATCATTTATTTGCATCTACAATCTTTTTACCATACGTAGAAAGTTTAAAATTAGAAAATCTAACAATTGCATCTCCAGATATGGGAGGTTCAAAAAGAGCATATGCTTACTCTAAGTTTTTAGAATCAGATGTTGTAATCTGTTATAAACAAAGAAAAGCAGCCAACGTTATCGACACTATGGAGCTGATTGGTGAAGTAAAAGGACGTAACGTAATCTTAGTAGACGACATGATCGATACAGGAGGAACTTTAGCAAAAGCGGCCGACCTTATGATCGAAAAAGGAGCATTAAGTGTAAGAGCAATTTGTACACACGCTATATTATCGGGCGGTGCGTATGAGAAAATCGAAAACTCGAAATTAACCGAGTTAATCGTAACAGATTCTATTCCGTTAAAGAAAGAATCTAACAAAATAAAAGTGGTAAGCTGCGCACCTTTATTTGCTGAGGTTATGCAAATGGTTCACCACAATAATTCCATCAGTGGAAAATTTATAATGTAG
- a CDS encoding alpha-N-arabinofuranosidase — MKKPLLILFAIFFIQTITAQKESVIISVKNNAAAPIINRNIYGHFAEHLGRCIYGGFFVGDTSKIPNTNGVRNDIIKALKDLKIPNLRWPGGCFADTYHWKDGIGPKEQRPTIVNQWWGGVTEDNSFGTHDFLNMCELLGAEPYLSGNVGSGTVQELADWVQYTNFGGKSPMSDLRKKNGRTEPWKVKYWGIGNEAWGCGGNMTADYYANEYRKFATFMADWNNTGGITRIASGSNSSDYNWTEVLMKNIPLNMLGGVGVHHYAVIDWAKKGADIDFTEKEYFQTMQSALKMEELVTKHAAIMDKYDPEKKVAMIVDEWGGWYEVQKGTNPGFLYQQNTMRDAVLAGATLNIFNNHADRVRMANLAQCVNVLQAVILTDKAKMITTPTYHVMKMYSVHQDAKLLPIDFKSPSYNFNGETIPAVSASVSKDQNGLVHISLVNVDAVNKNKIEIDVKDLGVKNFTGTIITASKLQDYNSFENPNKIIPVAFKGFETKKGKLEITIPPFSVLVLEGK, encoded by the coding sequence AATAATGCAGCGGCTCCGATTATAAATAGAAATATTTATGGTCATTTTGCTGAACATTTAGGACGCTGCATTTATGGTGGATTTTTTGTGGGAGATACTTCAAAAATTCCCAATACAAACGGAGTTCGAAATGATATTATAAAGGCATTAAAAGATTTGAAAATTCCAAACTTAAGATGGCCTGGCGGTTGTTTTGCAGATACGTACCACTGGAAAGACGGGATTGGTCCAAAAGAACAGCGTCCGACAATTGTAAATCAATGGTGGGGAGGTGTAACAGAGGACAATAGTTTTGGCACACATGATTTTTTGAATATGTGTGAACTATTGGGAGCAGAACCGTATTTATCTGGAAATGTCGGCAGCGGCACAGTTCAGGAATTAGCAGACTGGGTTCAGTATACCAATTTTGGAGGAAAAAGTCCGATGAGTGATCTTCGTAAAAAAAACGGAAGAACAGAACCGTGGAAAGTAAAATACTGGGGAATTGGAAATGAAGCTTGGGGCTGCGGTGGTAATATGACTGCAGATTATTATGCTAATGAGTATCGCAAGTTCGCCACTTTTATGGCAGACTGGAACAATACCGGAGGCATTACGAGAATTGCGTCGGGATCTAATAGTTCTGACTACAATTGGACAGAGGTTTTGATGAAAAACATTCCACTGAATATGCTTGGCGGCGTTGGCGTTCATCATTACGCGGTAATCGACTGGGCTAAAAAAGGAGCAGATATTGATTTTACAGAGAAAGAATATTTCCAGACCATGCAGTCTGCCTTAAAAATGGAAGAGTTAGTAACCAAACACGCTGCCATAATGGACAAATATGATCCTGAGAAAAAAGTGGCTATGATAGTCGATGAATGGGGAGGCTGGTATGAAGTTCAAAAAGGAACCAATCCAGGTTTTTTATATCAGCAAAATACGATGCGAGATGCTGTTTTGGCAGGAGCAACTTTAAATATTTTCAATAATCATGCAGATAGGGTTCGTATGGCCAACTTGGCACAATGCGTTAATGTGCTTCAAGCTGTAATCTTAACCGACAAGGCGAAAATGATTACGACACCGACTTATCATGTAATGAAAATGTACAGCGTTCATCAGGATGCAAAATTACTTCCGATTGATTTTAAATCGCCATCTTATAATTTTAATGGAGAAACAATTCCGGCTGTATCTGCATCTGTATCAAAAGATCAAAACGGATTAGTTCATATTTCGCTGGTAAATGTTGATGCTGTAAATAAGAACAAAATAGAAATTGATGTAAAAGATCTTGGTGTTAAAAATTTTACAGGAACTATAATTACGGCGTCAAAACTACAGGATTATAATTCTTTCGAAAATCCGAACAAAATTATTCCTGTTGCTTTTAAAGGTTTTGAGACTAAAAAAGGAAAGCTTGAAATTACAATTCCGCCTTTTTCAGTATTAGTTTTAGAAGGAAAATAA